In the genome of Panthera uncia isolate 11264 chromosome B3 unlocalized genomic scaffold, Puncia_PCG_1.0 HiC_scaffold_1, whole genome shotgun sequence, one region contains:
- the REC8 gene encoding meiotic recombination protein REC8 homolog isoform X3 produces the protein MFYYPNVLQRHTGCFATIWLAATRGSRLVKREYLKVNVVKTCEEILDYVLVRVQPPLPGLPRPRFSLYLSAQLQIGVIRVYSQQCQYLVEDIQHILERLHRAQLQIRIDMVETDLPSLLLPNRLAMMETLEDAPDPFFGMMSVDPTLPSPFSIPQIRHLLEAATPERLLEEIPPEVPMEPTKPDRIPVTVLPPEAITLQEPEPIRMLQIEGERDLPEVSRRDLELLIAEEEEAILLEEREEYKEEPRALEGDTILPSLSPPALAQVEGAAEPLPVPVPEELKPAAWEPEALLTEVTPPPELRLPAPPSPEQRRPPVAPYPGVPPARRRRRRQLLFWDKETQISREKFREQLQTRAHCWECPKAQPPERTIRSPTELFRTPTHSGWLPPELLSFWTRCAQPPPEALRRRPPWEPEEEAEEERRRTEALSDIEVLREAQEPSGPLMLSSAATFPVRPDSHVLPGPGPRQSGQRPLHCLWYPNSLKCLWSCLWSCPWSPSCCRWRLCIGQWHRSCRPTGSPISAAWCPLSALAGWPPGPSICY, from the exons ATGTTCTACTATCCCAACGTGCTTCAGCGCCACACCGGCTGCTTCGCCACCATCTG GCTGGCAGCGACGCGTGGCAGCCGGCTGGTGAAGCGTGAGTACTTGAAGGTGAACGTGGTGAAGACCTG CGAGGAAATCCTCGATTACGTGCTGGTACGAGTGCAGCCCCCGCTGCCCGGTCTACCGCGGCCCCGCTTCTCCCTGTATCTCTCAGCCCAGCTGCAGATTGGTGTGATCCGGGTCTACTCCCAGCAATGCCAATACCTCGTAG AGGACATCCAGCACATTCTGGAGCGCCTGCACCGTGCCCAGCTGCAGATCCGCATTGATATGGTAGAGACTGACCT acCCAGCCTGCTGCTTCCTAACCGCCTGGCCATGATGGAGACCCTGGAAGATGCTCCAGACCCCTTTTTTGGAATGATGTCTGTGGATCCCACACTTCCCAGCCCCTTCAGTATCCCTCAG ATTCGACACCTTCTTGAGGCTGCAACCCCAGAGAGACTTCTTGAGGAGATCCCTCCTGAAGTCCCTATGGAGCCAACGAAGCCAG ACAGGATCCCAGTCACTGTGCTGCCCCCAGAGGCCATCACCCTCCAAGAGCCAGAGCCCATACGCATGCTGCAGATTGAG GGTGAACGGGACCTTCCAGAGGTCAGCCGGCGAGACTTGGAGCTGCTGATTGCCGAGGAAGAAGAAGCTATCTTATTAGAGGAACGTGAAG AGTACAAGGAGGAGCCCCGGGCCCTGGAGGGAGACACCATATTACCCTCGCTTTCACCTCCAGCTCTTGCACA GGTGGAAGGGGCAGCAGAGCCACTTCCGGTCCCAGTCCCCGAGGAACTGAAGCCAGCAGCCTGGGAGCCCGAGGCCCTACTTACTG AGGTGACTCCTCCACCGGAGCTGCGTctgccagcccctcccagcccagag CAGAGGAGGCCCCCAGTTGCCCCATATCCTGGGGTCCCACCTGCTCGTCGCCGTCGCCGCCGCCAGTTACTGTTCTGGGACAAGGAGACTCAGATTTCCCGGGAGAAATTCCGGGAACAACTGCAAACCAGAGCCCACTGCTGGGAGTGT CCAAAGGCGCAGCCTCCTGAGAGGACCATCAGAAGCCCCACGGAGCTATTCCGAACCCCAACTCACT ctggctggTTACCCCCAGAACTGCTGTCTTTCTGGACCCGCTGTGCCCAGCCACCCCCAGAAGCACTCAGGCGAAGGCCACCCTGGGAGCCTGaagaggaggctgaggaggaaaggaggaggactGAAGCTCTGAGCGATATTGAG GTCCTGAGAGAGGCCCAGGAGCCCAGCGGGCCCCTCATGCTGTCTTCAG CTGCCACCTTCCCTGTTCGACCTGACTCCCATGTTCTCCCAGGGCCTGGGCCGAGGCAGAGCGGCCAGAGGCCCCTGCACTGCCTGTGGTACCCGAACTCCCTGAAGTGCCTATGGAGTTGCCTTTGGAGCTGCCCCTGGAGCCCGAGCTGCTGTCGCTGGAGGCTGTGTATAG GGCAGTGGCACAGGAGCTGCAGGCCAACAGGGAGCCCGATTTCAGCAGCCTGGTGTCCCCTCTCAGCCCTCGCAGGGTGGCCGCCCGGGCCTTCTATCTGCTACTAG
- the REC8 gene encoding meiotic recombination protein REC8 homolog isoform X1 — MFYYPNVLQRHTGCFATIWLAATRGSRLVKREYLKVNVVKTCEEILDYVLVRVQPPLPGLPRPRFSLYLSAQLQIGVIRVYSQQCQYLVEDIQHILERLHRAQLQIRIDMVETDLPSLLLPNRLAMMETLEDAPDPFFGMMSVDPTLPSPFSIPQIRHLLEAATPERLLEEIPPEVPMEPTKPDRIPVTVLPPEAITLQEPEPIRMLQIEGERDLPEVSRRDLELLIAEEEEAILLEEREEYKEEPRALEGDTILPSLSPPALAQVEGAAEPLPVPVPEELKPAAWEPEALLTEVTPPPELRLPAPPSPEQRRPPVAPYPGVPPARRRRRRQLLFWDKETQISREKFREQLQTRAHCWECPKAQPPERTIRSPTELFRTPTHSGWLPPELLSFWTRCAQPPPEALRRRPPWEPEEEAEEERRRTEALSDIEVLREAQEPSGPLMLSSELSLEAAEEEKTRISLIPSEERWAWAEAERPEAPALPVVPELPEVPMELPLELPLEPELLSLEAVYRAVAQELQANREPDFSSLVSPLSPRRVAARAFYLLLVLAAQQILRVEQEKPYGRLLMQPGPRFHCG; from the exons ATGTTCTACTATCCCAACGTGCTTCAGCGCCACACCGGCTGCTTCGCCACCATCTG GCTGGCAGCGACGCGTGGCAGCCGGCTGGTGAAGCGTGAGTACTTGAAGGTGAACGTGGTGAAGACCTG CGAGGAAATCCTCGATTACGTGCTGGTACGAGTGCAGCCCCCGCTGCCCGGTCTACCGCGGCCCCGCTTCTCCCTGTATCTCTCAGCCCAGCTGCAGATTGGTGTGATCCGGGTCTACTCCCAGCAATGCCAATACCTCGTAG AGGACATCCAGCACATTCTGGAGCGCCTGCACCGTGCCCAGCTGCAGATCCGCATTGATATGGTAGAGACTGACCT acCCAGCCTGCTGCTTCCTAACCGCCTGGCCATGATGGAGACCCTGGAAGATGCTCCAGACCCCTTTTTTGGAATGATGTCTGTGGATCCCACACTTCCCAGCCCCTTCAGTATCCCTCAG ATTCGACACCTTCTTGAGGCTGCAACCCCAGAGAGACTTCTTGAGGAGATCCCTCCTGAAGTCCCTATGGAGCCAACGAAGCCAG ACAGGATCCCAGTCACTGTGCTGCCCCCAGAGGCCATCACCCTCCAAGAGCCAGAGCCCATACGCATGCTGCAGATTGAG GGTGAACGGGACCTTCCAGAGGTCAGCCGGCGAGACTTGGAGCTGCTGATTGCCGAGGAAGAAGAAGCTATCTTATTAGAGGAACGTGAAG AGTACAAGGAGGAGCCCCGGGCCCTGGAGGGAGACACCATATTACCCTCGCTTTCACCTCCAGCTCTTGCACA GGTGGAAGGGGCAGCAGAGCCACTTCCGGTCCCAGTCCCCGAGGAACTGAAGCCAGCAGCCTGGGAGCCCGAGGCCCTACTTACTG AGGTGACTCCTCCACCGGAGCTGCGTctgccagcccctcccagcccagag CAGAGGAGGCCCCCAGTTGCCCCATATCCTGGGGTCCCACCTGCTCGTCGCCGTCGCCGCCGCCAGTTACTGTTCTGGGACAAGGAGACTCAGATTTCCCGGGAGAAATTCCGGGAACAACTGCAAACCAGAGCCCACTGCTGGGAGTGT CCAAAGGCGCAGCCTCCTGAGAGGACCATCAGAAGCCCCACGGAGCTATTCCGAACCCCAACTCACT ctggctggTTACCCCCAGAACTGCTGTCTTTCTGGACCCGCTGTGCCCAGCCACCCCCAGAAGCACTCAGGCGAAGGCCACCCTGGGAGCCTGaagaggaggctgaggaggaaaggaggaggactGAAGCTCTGAGCGATATTGAG GTCCTGAGAGAGGCCCAGGAGCCCAGCGGGCCCCTCATGCTGTCTTCAG aaCTCTCTCTAGAAGCGGCCGAGGAGGAGAAGACCCGCATCAGCCTCATCCCTTCGGAAGAACGGTG GGCCTGGGCCGAGGCAGAGCGGCCAGAGGCCCCTGCACTGCCTGTGGTACCCGAACTCCCTGAAGTGCCTATGGAGTTGCCTTTGGAGCTGCCCCTGGAGCCCGAGCTGCTGTCGCTGGAGGCTGTGTATAG GGCAGTGGCACAGGAGCTGCAGGCCAACAGGGAGCCCGATTTCAGCAGCCTGGTGTCCCCTCTCAGCCCTCGCAGGGTGGCCGCCCGGGCCTTCTATCTGCTACTAG TGCTTGCAGCACAACAGATCCTTCGCGTGGAACAAGAGAAGCCGTACGGGCGCCTCCTGATGCAGCCGGGGCCCCGATTCCACTGCGGTTAG
- the REC8 gene encoding meiotic recombination protein REC8 homolog isoform X2 gives MFYYPNVLQRHTGCFATIWLAATRGSRLVKREYLKVNVVKTCEEILDYVLVRVQPPLPGLPRPRFSLYLSAQLQIGVIRVYSQQCQYLVEDIQHILERLHRAQLQIRIDMVETDLPSLLLPNRLAMMETLEDAPDPFFGMMSVDPTLPSPFSIPQIRHLLEAATPERLLEEIPPEVPMEPTKPDRIPVTVLPPEAITLQEPEPIRMLQIEGERDLPEVSRRDLELLIAEEEEAILLEEREEYKEEPRALEGDTILPSLSPPALAQVEGAAEPLPVPVPEELKPAAWEPEALLTEVTPPPELRLPAPPSPERRPPVAPYPGVPPARRRRRRQLLFWDKETQISREKFREQLQTRAHCWECPKAQPPERTIRSPTELFRTPTHSGWLPPELLSFWTRCAQPPPEALRRRPPWEPEEEAEEERRRTEALSDIEVLREAQEPSGPLMLSSELSLEAAEEEKTRISLIPSEERWAWAEAERPEAPALPVVPELPEVPMELPLELPLEPELLSLEAVYRAVAQELQANREPDFSSLVSPLSPRRVAARAFYLLLVLAAQQILRVEQEKPYGRLLMQPGPRFHCG, from the exons ATGTTCTACTATCCCAACGTGCTTCAGCGCCACACCGGCTGCTTCGCCACCATCTG GCTGGCAGCGACGCGTGGCAGCCGGCTGGTGAAGCGTGAGTACTTGAAGGTGAACGTGGTGAAGACCTG CGAGGAAATCCTCGATTACGTGCTGGTACGAGTGCAGCCCCCGCTGCCCGGTCTACCGCGGCCCCGCTTCTCCCTGTATCTCTCAGCCCAGCTGCAGATTGGTGTGATCCGGGTCTACTCCCAGCAATGCCAATACCTCGTAG AGGACATCCAGCACATTCTGGAGCGCCTGCACCGTGCCCAGCTGCAGATCCGCATTGATATGGTAGAGACTGACCT acCCAGCCTGCTGCTTCCTAACCGCCTGGCCATGATGGAGACCCTGGAAGATGCTCCAGACCCCTTTTTTGGAATGATGTCTGTGGATCCCACACTTCCCAGCCCCTTCAGTATCCCTCAG ATTCGACACCTTCTTGAGGCTGCAACCCCAGAGAGACTTCTTGAGGAGATCCCTCCTGAAGTCCCTATGGAGCCAACGAAGCCAG ACAGGATCCCAGTCACTGTGCTGCCCCCAGAGGCCATCACCCTCCAAGAGCCAGAGCCCATACGCATGCTGCAGATTGAG GGTGAACGGGACCTTCCAGAGGTCAGCCGGCGAGACTTGGAGCTGCTGATTGCCGAGGAAGAAGAAGCTATCTTATTAGAGGAACGTGAAG AGTACAAGGAGGAGCCCCGGGCCCTGGAGGGAGACACCATATTACCCTCGCTTTCACCTCCAGCTCTTGCACA GGTGGAAGGGGCAGCAGAGCCACTTCCGGTCCCAGTCCCCGAGGAACTGAAGCCAGCAGCCTGGGAGCCCGAGGCCCTACTTACTG AGGTGACTCCTCCACCGGAGCTGCGTctgccagcccctcccagcccagag AGGAGGCCCCCAGTTGCCCCATATCCTGGGGTCCCACCTGCTCGTCGCCGTCGCCGCCGCCAGTTACTGTTCTGGGACAAGGAGACTCAGATTTCCCGGGAGAAATTCCGGGAACAACTGCAAACCAGAGCCCACTGCTGGGAGTGT CCAAAGGCGCAGCCTCCTGAGAGGACCATCAGAAGCCCCACGGAGCTATTCCGAACCCCAACTCACT ctggctggTTACCCCCAGAACTGCTGTCTTTCTGGACCCGCTGTGCCCAGCCACCCCCAGAAGCACTCAGGCGAAGGCCACCCTGGGAGCCTGaagaggaggctgaggaggaaaggaggaggactGAAGCTCTGAGCGATATTGAG GTCCTGAGAGAGGCCCAGGAGCCCAGCGGGCCCCTCATGCTGTCTTCAG aaCTCTCTCTAGAAGCGGCCGAGGAGGAGAAGACCCGCATCAGCCTCATCCCTTCGGAAGAACGGTG GGCCTGGGCCGAGGCAGAGCGGCCAGAGGCCCCTGCACTGCCTGTGGTACCCGAACTCCCTGAAGTGCCTATGGAGTTGCCTTTGGAGCTGCCCCTGGAGCCCGAGCTGCTGTCGCTGGAGGCTGTGTATAG GGCAGTGGCACAGGAGCTGCAGGCCAACAGGGAGCCCGATTTCAGCAGCCTGGTGTCCCCTCTCAGCCCTCGCAGGGTGGCCGCCCGGGCCTTCTATCTGCTACTAG TGCTTGCAGCACAACAGATCCTTCGCGTGGAACAAGAGAAGCCGTACGGGCGCCTCCTGATGCAGCCGGGGCCCCGATTCCACTGCGGTTAG
- the IRF9 gene encoding interferon regulatory factor 9 gives MKHLANRYCLRRCLGQRPGLSPGTTPRELSSRQQIPEKMASGRARCTRKLRNWVVEQVESGQFPGVCWDDAAKTMFRIPWKHAGKQDFREDQDAAFFKAWAIFKGKYKEGDTEGPAIWKTRLRCALNKSPEFEEVPENGHRDGAEPYKVYRLLPSGTLPAQPGTQKSPSKRHYSSVSSEREEDEGTTKNCILSPSLIEDPLKNEEVGASGEAGHSEFGSSSSSNSPEPQEGTDTTEAPFQGDQVSLESLPPPDSDYSLLLTFIYGGRVVGEAQVQSLDCRLVAEPSGSQYGMEQVVFPKPDPREPTQRLLSQIERGVLVASNSRGLFVQRLCPIPISWNAPQAPPGPGPHLLPSNECVELFRTTYFCRDLARYFQGLGPPPKFQVTLNFWEESPGPSHTPKSLITVQMEQAFARRLLEETPEEQAAALSLLQSLGDPPSSSSLCSSYLL, from the exons ATGAAGCATCTTGCAAACAGATACTGCCTTCGCAGATGCTTGGGGCAGAGACCGGGCCTCTCCCCAGGAACCACACCAAGGGAGTTATCTTCCAGACAACAGATTCCTGAAAA GATGGCATCGGGCCGGGCACGCTGCACCCGAAAGCTGCGGAACTGGGTGGTGGAGCAAGTGGAGAGCGGGCAGTTCCCGGGGGTGTGCTGGGACGATGCAGCTAAGACCATGTTCCGGATTCCTTGGAAGCATGCAGGCAAGCAGGACTTCCGGGAGGACCAGGATGCCGCTTTCTTCAAG GCATGGGCGATATTTAAGGGGAAGtacaaggagggagacacagaaggccCTGCTATCTGGAAGACTCGTCTGCGCTGTGCTCTCAACAAGAGCCCCGAATTTGAGGAGGTTCCTGAAAATGGCCATAGGGATGGAGCTGAGCCCTACAAGGTGTATCGGCTGCTGCCATCGGGGACCCTCCCTG CCCAGCCAGGGACCCAGAAATCACCATCAAAGCGACATTACAGTTCTGTGTCCTCTGAGAGGGAAGAGGATGAGGGTACCACAAAGAACTGCATACTCAGTCCCTCTTTGATTGAGGACCCCCTCAAAAAC gaggaggtgggggccagTGGGGAAGCAGGCCATTCAGAATttgggagcagcagcagcagcaacagcccTGAGCCTCAGGAAG GTACAGACACAACAGAAGCCCCTTTCCAAGGAGATCAGGTGTCATTGGAGAGTCTGCCCCCTCCAGACTCAG ACTACTCGCTGCTGCTTACCTTCATCTACGGTGGGCGCGTGGTGGGCGAAGCCCAGGTGCAGAGCCTGGACTGCCGCCTTGTGGCTGAGCCCTCAGGCTCCCAGTATGGGATGGAGCAGGTGGTGTTTCCCAAGCCTGACCCACGAGAGCCCACCCAGCGCCTGCTGAGCCAGATCGAGAGAGGTGTCCTAGTAGCCAGCAACTCCAGAGGCCTCTTCGTGCAGcgtctctgccccatccccatctCCTGGAACGCGCCCCAGGCGCCACCCGGTCCAGGCCCACATCTGCTGCCCAGCAATGAGTGCGTGGAGCTCTTCAGAACCACCTACTTCTGCAGAG ACCTGGCCAGGTACTTCCAGGGCCTGGGCCCCCCACCCAAGTTCCAGGTGACTCTGAACTTCTGGGAGGAGAGCCCTGGCCCCAGCCACACCCCGAAGAGTCTTATCACAGTGCAG ATGGAGCAGGCCTTTGCCCGACGTTTACTGGAGGAGACTCCTGAGGAGCAGGCAGCCGCTCTCTCCCTGCTGCAGAGCCTGGGAGACCCGCCTTCCTCCTCTTCGCTCTGTTCCTCCTATCTCCTTTGA